One Olsenella sp. oral taxon 807 DNA segment encodes these proteins:
- a CDS encoding IS1634 family transposase, which translates to MSYFLKQTRNKKGTYLQIYESTYDPGRGYGTHRSVRAVGYVHELEQSGIPDPVARLRAEVAAMNEEARASRAREGARLVGDSTPERHMGHFPVKALYRRLGIPADIGYLQMASGFRFSLDGLLESLVCARVVAPCSKSRTFHDVLPLLGEEPSFSLGQLYDGISYLGHEYRKVVEAANARVGELFGRDTSRSYFDCTNFYFEIDREDGLRRKGPSKERRADPIVGMGLLLDARCVPMGLEIYPGNESERPRIREVIGALKERHHMTGRTVRVADKGLNCADNVADAVLAGDGYLFSKSVRRLPARELAWVLSEEGWEDHLGRDGRIHHRTKSVTGDFEYRVSREGGGKGTVELRERRVVTFSPRLRSKQLREINRQVEKARRLRLAEARRSEYGDSAKYVTFVAVDSEGEVRDDERVVATLNRKAIGRARSLAGYNMLVTSEADMPEAEVYDTYHRLWRIEETFRVMKSELDARPVYLRRHDSIVGHFLICYVAVLLVRLLQVHVLGDEFGSGQLFGFMRGFRAVRVSERRYVNISRSSPVIDRLKEVTGLPLDHYHLTKGEYDRILGYRFPSLKATGQEESKGSI; encoded by the coding sequence ATGTCGTACTTCCTCAAGCAGACGAGGAACAAGAAGGGCACGTACCTGCAGATCTACGAGAGCACCTACGACCCCGGCCGCGGCTACGGCACGCACCGCTCGGTGAGGGCCGTCGGCTACGTCCACGAGCTGGAGCAGTCCGGCATCCCCGACCCGGTGGCGCGCCTCAGGGCCGAGGTGGCGGCGATGAACGAGGAGGCCAGGGCGTCGAGGGCGAGGGAGGGGGCGAGGCTCGTCGGCGACTCGACGCCCGAGCGCCACATGGGCCACTTCCCCGTCAAGGCCCTGTACAGGCGGCTCGGCATCCCGGCCGACATCGGGTACCTGCAGATGGCGTCGGGGTTCCGCTTCTCCCTCGACGGGCTCCTGGAGTCGCTCGTCTGCGCGCGCGTCGTCGCCCCGTGCTCGAAGTCGAGGACCTTCCACGACGTCCTGCCGCTGCTCGGGGAGGAGCCGTCCTTCTCGCTCGGCCAGCTCTACGACGGGATCTCCTACCTCGGCCACGAGTACAGGAAGGTCGTCGAGGCCGCGAACGCCCGCGTGGGCGAGCTGTTCGGCCGCGACACGTCACGCTCCTACTTCGACTGCACGAACTTCTACTTCGAGATAGACCGCGAGGACGGCCTGCGCAGGAAGGGGCCCTCCAAGGAGCGGAGGGCTGACCCCATAGTCGGCATGGGGCTCCTGCTCGACGCGAGGTGCGTGCCGATGGGGCTCGAGATATATCCCGGCAACGAGAGCGAGAGGCCGAGGATCCGGGAGGTCATCGGGGCGCTCAAGGAGCGCCACCACATGACCGGCAGGACCGTGCGAGTGGCAGACAAGGGCCTCAACTGCGCGGACAACGTCGCCGACGCCGTGCTGGCGGGCGACGGGTACCTGTTCTCCAAGAGCGTGAGGCGGCTGCCCGCGAGGGAGCTCGCCTGGGTGCTGTCGGAGGAGGGGTGGGAGGACCACCTGGGGAGGGACGGCAGGATCCACCATCGCACGAAGTCCGTGACCGGGGACTTCGAGTACAGGGTGTCGAGGGAGGGCGGCGGGAAGGGGACTGTCGAGCTGCGGGAGCGGAGGGTCGTCACCTTCAGCCCCAGGCTCCGCTCCAAGCAGCTCCGCGAGATCAACCGGCAGGTGGAGAAGGCGAGGAGGCTCAGGCTCGCGGAGGCGAGGAGGTCAGAGTACGGCGACAGCGCCAAGTACGTCACGTTCGTGGCCGTCGACTCCGAGGGCGAGGTCAGGGACGACGAGCGCGTCGTCGCCACGCTCAACCGCAAGGCCATAGGGAGGGCCCGCTCGCTCGCCGGCTACAACATGCTGGTCACGAGCGAGGCCGACATGCCCGAGGCCGAGGTGTACGACACCTACCACCGCCTGTGGCGGATCGAGGAGACGTTCCGGGTCATGAAGTCCGAGCTCGACGCGCGACCCGTCTACCTGCGGAGGCACGACTCGATAGTCGGGCACTTCCTCATCTGCTACGTCGCCGTGCTGCTCGTCCGCCTGCTGCAGGTGCACGTGCTCGGAGACGAGTTCGGCTCCGGACAGCTCTTCGGCTTCATGCGCGGGTTCAGGGCGGTGAGGGTGTCGGAGCGCAGGTACGTCAACATCTCGCGGTCCTCGCCCGTCATCGACAGGCTCAAGGAGGTCACGGGGCTCCCCCTTGACCACTACCACCTCACGAAGGGTGAGTACGACAGGATCCTCGGATACAGGTTCCCCTCCCTCAAGGCCACAGGCCAGGAGGAGTCGAAAGGGTCGATTTAG
- the istA gene encoding IS21 family transposase, with amino-acid sequence MIRHGEILRLTALGISQRSIAGSVGCSKTTVQEVQRKAATRRLEWPLSDEMGDEAIRARPCPPQDRSDASKAEIDHEWARREMGRRGVTMTLLWSEYAERAVAAGRTPYMYSSFCHRHQRWVDANPECAMHVEWVPGEWTQVDWAGDTMRVSDPDASSPSRVHVFVACLPFSAHVYAEGFYRMDERAWVEGHVRAFADFGGSTPLIAPDNLKTGVVRNTIDKLIVNEQYRRMLEYHGSAAVPTRVRRPRDKGGVEGAVLIVEREAIAALRDRTFFSLAEPDQALRERVDAINARPFQRREGSRDEMLLGQERACLQPLPQAPYELVERKSATVQFNYHVAFDGRYYSVPFTHIRRSVEVVATRSTVTVSSDGERLCQHQRSHGPKGTYVTDPAHMPRAHRDFAEWSGERFRRWAAEKGPSTLAVTDVILRSRQVEQQSYRTCRALLSLGAYCSFFGVTFRSPSVYRSISHRCVLACGTGADGAHDRVHTGDFAVLGLT; translated from the coding sequence ATGATCAGGCACGGGGAGATCCTCAGGCTCACGGCCCTGGGGATAAGCCAGCGGAGCATAGCCGGCTCCGTGGGATGCTCGAAGACGACGGTGCAGGAGGTGCAGCGTAAGGCGGCGACGCGGCGCCTCGAGTGGCCGCTGTCCGACGAGATGGGGGACGAGGCCATCCGTGCCAGGCCCTGCCCGCCTCAGGACCGCTCCGACGCCAGCAAGGCGGAGATCGACCACGAGTGGGCCCGGAGGGAGATGGGCCGCAGGGGCGTGACGATGACCCTGCTGTGGAGCGAGTACGCCGAGCGCGCCGTCGCCGCCGGTAGGACACCCTACATGTACTCCTCGTTCTGCCACAGGCACCAGCGCTGGGTCGACGCCAACCCCGAGTGCGCGATGCACGTCGAGTGGGTGCCGGGCGAGTGGACGCAGGTCGACTGGGCGGGCGACACCATGAGGGTCTCAGACCCTGACGCCTCGTCTCCGTCGAGGGTTCACGTCTTCGTCGCCTGCCTGCCGTTCTCGGCCCACGTCTACGCGGAGGGCTTCTACCGCATGGACGAGAGGGCTTGGGTGGAGGGCCATGTGCGCGCCTTCGCCGACTTCGGGGGGTCGACCCCGCTCATCGCCCCGGACAACCTCAAGACCGGCGTCGTGAGGAACACCATCGACAAGCTGATAGTCAACGAGCAGTACCGCAGGATGCTCGAGTACCACGGCTCGGCGGCCGTCCCCACCCGCGTGAGGAGGCCACGTGACAAAGGCGGCGTCGAGGGCGCCGTGCTCATCGTCGAGCGAGAGGCGATCGCCGCTTTGAGGGACCGGACCTTCTTCTCGCTCGCCGAGCCCGACCAGGCCCTCCGCGAGCGCGTCGACGCGATCAACGCGAGGCCCTTCCAGAGGAGGGAGGGCAGCAGGGACGAGATGCTTCTCGGCCAGGAGAGGGCATGCCTGCAGCCCCTGCCGCAGGCCCCCTACGAGCTGGTGGAGCGCAAGTCGGCGACGGTGCAGTTCAACTACCACGTTGCCTTCGACGGCAGGTACTACTCGGTGCCGTTCACCCACATCAGGAGGTCCGTCGAGGTTGTCGCCACCCGCTCGACCGTAACCGTATCATCAGACGGCGAACGTCTGTGCCAACATCAGCGCAGCCACGGACCCAAGGGCACCTACGTGACCGACCCCGCGCACATGCCCAGGGCGCACCGCGACTTTGCCGAGTGGAGCGGCGAGCGCTTCCGTAGATGGGCGGCGGAGAAGGGGCCTTCCACGCTCGCCGTCACCGACGTGATACTGCGTTCGCGCCAGGTCGAGCAGCAGTCGTACCGCACCTGCCGCGCCCTGCTGTCGCTCGGTGCATATTGCAGTTTTTTCGGTGTGACGTTCCGCAGTCCGTCGGTGTACCGTTCCATAAGTCATCGGTGTGTGCTTGCATGTGGAACCGGTGCGGACGGGGCGCATGACCGCGTCCACACCGGCGATTTCGCTGTTCTGGGGCTGACTTAG